From a region of the Thermosipho melanesiensis BI429 genome:
- a CDS encoding magnesium transporter CorA family protein, translating into MVKFYTTKENKIVEADKFVPNSLIKVIDPSADEIHMLSSLLQFDPDFIYDSLDDDERARIEVDEDTILIILKIPKKFNNNSKIPYRTVSMGIIIGKNYTIFSSKESVDFIEHMIENSKFDINKKSRMIFQIFLLNAKVFLAYLKEINKTISIIEEELHRSMKNKELEDMMYLEKSLVYFTTSLRSNEIMMEKLLRGNILKIYEEDKDVLEDAIIENRQAIEVSNIYSDILAGMMDSYASVISNNLNIVMKILTVVTILMQIPTILTSFYGMNVKLPIQNNPFAYLHIIFWSIGTIVLTLVWFKKKKWL; encoded by the coding sequence ATGGTAAAATTTTACACCACAAAGGAAAACAAAATTGTGGAAGCCGACAAGTTTGTTCCAAACTCTTTAATAAAGGTTATAGATCCTTCCGCTGATGAAATTCATATGCTTTCAAGCCTTCTGCAATTTGACCCCGATTTTATATATGATTCTCTCGACGATGATGAAAGAGCACGTATTGAAGTAGATGAGGATACTATTCTAATAATACTCAAAATCCCAAAAAAATTCAATAACAATTCAAAAATACCGTATAGAACAGTATCCATGGGAATAATAATAGGCAAAAATTATACTATTTTCTCCTCAAAAGAATCCGTTGATTTTATAGAACACATGATTGAAAATAGCAAATTTGATATAAACAAGAAGAGCAGAATGATTTTCCAAATATTTCTTTTAAACGCCAAAGTTTTTCTTGCATACCTAAAAGAAATTAACAAAACAATTAGTATAATTGAAGAAGAATTGCATCGTTCAATGAAAAACAAAGAACTCGAAGATATGATGTACCTTGAAAAAAGCTTAGTCTATTTCACCACATCTTTACGTTCAAACGAAATAATGATGGAAAAACTTCTCAGAGGAAACATATTAAAAATTTACGAAGAAGATAAGGACGTATTGGAAGATGCAATTATTGAAAACAGGCAAGCAATAGAAGTTTCAAATATATACAGTGACATTCTTGCAGGTATGATGGATTCTTATGCATCAGTTATTTCAAATAATCTAAACATTGTTATGAAAATCCTTACAGTTGTCACCATTTTAATGCAAATTCCTACCATTTTGACTAGCTTTTACGGAATGAATGTAAAACTTCCAATTCAAAACAACCCATTTGCATACTTACACATAATTTTTTGGTCCATTGGAACGATTGTCTTAACATTAGTTTGGTTTAAGAAGAAAAAATGGCTATAA
- a CDS encoding radical SAM protein, whose amino-acid sequence MEILKKVGKEEVAYVYLGKTSRGNLVEFVESIQPPIPREKKWVLIVSTLNGCPVGCLMCDAGGFYKGKLQSDEIMEQILFLVESRFINKRVPVEKFKIQFARMGEPALNEAVLDVLERLPKEIDAPGLMPSVSTVAPIGTDDFFERLLEIKDKMYLGRFQLQFSIHATDKDQRNRIIPIKKWSFEDIAKYGEKFVKSGDRKVTLNFALAKQNIADPDVIIKYFDKEKFLIKITPINPTYSAMKNNLESDIDLKTFIPVNHQYFVEKLMEAGYDVIISIGELEENKIGSNCGQYVQKHLMEKEQLEYGYDFVD is encoded by the coding sequence TTGGAAATATTAAAAAAAGTAGGCAAAGAAGAAGTTGCATATGTATATCTTGGAAAGACTTCAAGAGGAAATTTAGTTGAGTTTGTAGAATCAATTCAGCCTCCTATACCAAGGGAAAAGAAATGGGTATTGATTGTTTCTACTTTAAATGGATGTCCTGTGGGTTGTTTAATGTGTGATGCAGGAGGATTCTATAAAGGGAAATTACAAAGTGATGAGATTATGGAGCAAATACTTTTTCTTGTTGAATCAAGATTTATTAATAAACGTGTGCCGGTGGAAAAATTTAAAATACAATTTGCAAGAATGGGAGAACCAGCTTTAAACGAAGCAGTTTTAGATGTTTTAGAGAGATTACCCAAGGAGATTGATGCTCCAGGTTTGATGCCGTCTGTGTCTACGGTAGCACCAATTGGAACAGATGATTTTTTCGAAAGGTTGCTGGAAATCAAAGATAAGATGTATTTAGGACGTTTTCAACTACAATTTTCAATACATGCTACAGATAAAGATCAAAGAAATAGAATTATACCGATTAAAAAATGGAGTTTTGAAGATATAGCAAAATATGGTGAAAAATTTGTAAAAAGTGGTGATAGAAAGGTTACATTAAATTTTGCTCTTGCGAAGCAAAATATAGCGGATCCAGATGTTATAATAAAATATTTTGATAAAGAAAAATTCTTGATTAAAATTACACCTATAAATCCCACATATTCAGCTATGAAAAATAATTTAGAATCTGATATAGATTTAAAGACGTTTATACCAGTGAATCACCAGTATTTTGTTGAAAAATTAATGGAAGCAGGGTATGATGTAATAATAAGTATTGGTGAATTAGAAGAGAACAAAATAGGGAGCAATTGTGGTCAATATGTACAAAAACATTTAATGGAAAAAGAGCAATTAGAATATGGATATGATTTTGTGGATTAA
- a CDS encoding NAD(P)/FAD-dependent oxidoreductase codes for MRVGIVGGGPAGISAAIFLKRYGIDCTVFEKKSLGGLLRNAWRVENIPLFKPTSGEDIVKIMNSYLKIYDVKVVFDEVTTVNKNEIVTRNGRYFFDEIIVASGTVPNRIVGFENERVAYEYTDLFEFNSLAIYGAGDVAFDGAIKAKLEGKKVSIFSRNVKVKAVPILFETAKKLGIDMHLGEEIKDVEYKKNYVEIHTAVNTYKFDKLLLAIGRKIDLSFVKTSDVYLIGDVAHPDFRQASIAVSDGIKIAMKILRRGEDWKY; via the coding sequence ATGCGAGTTGGAATAGTTGGTGGAGGGCCTGCTGGTATTTCCGCGGCAATTTTCTTAAAGCGGTATGGTATTGATTGTACAGTTTTTGAAAAAAAATCATTGGGTGGATTATTGAGAAATGCGTGGAGAGTTGAAAATATTCCTCTTTTTAAACCTACTTCCGGAGAAGATATAGTAAAGATTATGAACTCATATTTGAAAATTTATGATGTGAAAGTTGTCTTTGATGAAGTAACAACAGTTAATAAAAATGAAATTGTTACAAGAAATGGAAGATATTTTTTTGATGAAATTATTGTAGCAAGTGGTACTGTTCCAAATAGAATAGTGGGGTTTGAAAACGAAAGAGTGGCCTACGAATATACTGACCTTTTTGAATTTAATTCACTTGCAATATACGGTGCTGGAGATGTTGCATTTGATGGTGCAATAAAAGCAAAGTTGGAGGGGAAAAAAGTTTCAATTTTTTCTAGAAATGTGAAAGTGAAGGCAGTTCCAATATTGTTTGAAACAGCAAAAAAATTGGGAATAGATATGCATTTAGGTGAAGAGATAAAGGATGTAGAATATAAAAAAAATTATGTTGAGATTCATACGGCAGTGAATACTTACAAATTTGATAAGTTGCTTTTGGCAATTGGTAGAAAAATTGATTTGTCATTTGTAAAAACATCAGATGTTTATTTGATAGGAGATGTGGCACATCCTGATTTTAGACAGGCTTCCATAGCGGTAAGTGATGGTATAAAGATTGCGATGAAGATTTTAAGGAGGGGAGAAGATTGGAAATATTAA
- a CDS encoding cysteine hydrolase yields the protein MRFFKEREKHPLVIKNPALLIIDVQSYFFDKKSLAYLRGIENIFGNIEKLIKQFEEKGYPVISTLHVGGTDKMKKWWGNIVKDVEPYFKASYVIKKNTYDAFYNTELEEILEKKSVKDLVITGVMTHLCCETTARSGFVRGYNIVMVEDALWDKDEFYHFLSLKSLAHGFAVISSTEEVLCELE from the coding sequence GTGAGGTTTTTCAAAGAAAGGGAAAAGCATCCACTTGTGATAAAGAACCCTGCTCTTTTAATAATCGATGTACAGAGTTACTTTTTTGATAAAAAAAGTTTGGCATATTTGAGAGGAATTGAAAATATTTTTGGAAATATTGAGAAATTAATAAAACAGTTTGAAGAAAAAGGTTATCCAGTAATATCTACACTACATGTTGGTGGAACAGATAAAATGAAAAAGTGGTGGGGAAATATTGTAAAGGATGTAGAACCTTATTTTAAGGCATCATATGTTATCAAAAAAAATACATATGATGCATTTTACAACACAGAACTTGAAGAAATCCTAGAAAAAAAATCTGTTAAGGATTTAGTAATTACGGGAGTTATGACACATCTATGTTGTGAAACCACCGCAAGGAGTGGGTTTGTAAGAGGATATAATATTGTTATGGTTGAAGATGCATTATGGGACAAAGATGAATTTTATCATTTTTTATCTTTGAAATCACTAGCTCATGGATTTGCTGTTATTTCTTCAACGGAGGAAGTTTTATGCGAGTTGGAATAG
- a CDS encoding radical SAM protein produces the protein MILRASYGTLALLGYVRKSVRMDTAYFMVDGKCVFDCSFCSHARNAKVDNKYLSRVIWKEVSIEDLSKLNVKRICLQVVSYKGYREDLRLLLGKLKGKRISVSVRALDLDEIDEYFSYGVDTIGLSVDVVNDELFKNIRGGSLKITKKLISDAAKKYKGKITTHVIVGMGESDKELVDFFYEMKDLNVNVALFSFTPIKGTKFEHRKSPSSERYRKIQLARYLIFEKHVSRDVFVFKNENLEEIDFGYIEGLGRAFLTSGCTYCTRPYYNEKPGSMPYNFFEYSRELEEIARGILK, from the coding sequence ATGATATTGAGGGCATCATATGGGACGTTGGCACTTTTGGGATATGTAAGGAAAAGTGTAAGGATGGATACAGCATATTTTATGGTTGATGGAAAATGTGTTTTTGATTGTTCCTTTTGTTCCCATGCAAGAAATGCAAAAGTTGATAATAAATATTTATCAAGGGTTATATGGAAAGAAGTATCAATTGAAGATTTAAGCAAGTTGAATGTAAAGAGGATTTGTCTTCAAGTTGTAAGTTATAAAGGATATAGAGAAGATTTAAGGTTGCTTTTGGGAAAATTAAAGGGTAAAAGAATTTCTGTATCAGTTAGGGCTTTAGATTTAGATGAAATTGATGAGTATTTTTCATATGGTGTAGATACTATAGGTTTATCAGTCGATGTTGTAAATGATGAGCTTTTTAAAAATATTAGGGGAGGAAGTTTGAAAATAACAAAGAAATTAATTAGTGATGCGGCAAAAAAATATAAAGGAAAGATTACCACACATGTGATAGTTGGTATGGGAGAAAGTGATAAAGAACTCGTGGACTTTTTTTATGAAATGAAAGATTTAAACGTTAATGTAGCGTTGTTTTCATTTACACCGATAAAAGGTACGAAATTTGAACATCGAAAATCTCCAAGTAGTGAAAGATATAGGAAAATTCAACTTGCAAGGTATCTAATTTTTGAAAAACATGTTTCTAGGGATGTGTTTGTTTTTAAAAACGAAAATTTGGAAGAGATAGATTTTGGATATATTGAAGGACTAGGCCGCGCCTTTTTAACGTCAGGTTGTACTTATTGTACAAGACCATACTACAATGAAAAACCTGGAAGTATGCCATATAACTTTTTTGAATACAGTAGAGAACTTGAGGAGATTGCAAGGGGGATTTTGAAGTGA